Below is a window of Desulfonatronum thiodismutans DNA.
GCAGCTCGATCCGACCGAAACCGATCACCGTGGGCAGGGTGAAGCGCTGAAAAATCTGATGGTTCAGGTTTTCAGCCAAGAGAATGGCGAACTCCTGGTTCTTTTCCAGCATGGTCTGGCGGGCGGAGTTGGCGATGAACACGGACAACAGCAGGTTCACCGCCAGAATCAGGACCAGCGAACTCCATGACAGGAATTTGACGGGCTGAAACGGCCTGGGGCCGAAGGTGATCTTGGTTTTCAAGGGGGATTACGCGTCCAGCAGAGCGTTCTGGACCAAGTCCAGGGCCGTGATCAGGGTTTCATCATCCAGGGCGTAGGAAAAGCGCACGCAGCGGTCGTCACCAAAGGCGACGCCGGGAACCAGGGCCACGCCGGCCCGCTCCAGGATGTACGTACACAGAGCCGCGGAATCGTTTCGGTCCTTGGTGAACAGGGCGTCCAGCCGAGGGAACAGGTAAAAGGCCCCGTCCGGCTTGGGGCAGACCACACCGGGCCAGGAGGTTATCTTTTTCAGGGCCAGATCCCGGCGCCGCTGGAACGCGACGCGCATCTCCCGGAGGCTGTCCATGGGGCCGGTCAGGGCGGCCAGGGCGGCCTTCTGGGTGATGGAGCAGACGTTGGACGTGCTCTGGCCCTGGATGCGGACCATGGCCTTGATCAGGTCCGGATGGGCCAGGACGTACCCGATCCGCCAGCCGGTCATGGCCATGGACTTGGACAGGCCGTTGACCACGGCGATCTTGTCCGGAAATTTGACCCACCAGGAGACCGCGCTGCTGGGACGGGCCGGGGGGTAGACCAGTTGGTCGTAGATTTCATCGGAGATCACGAAAATGTCCCGCTCCAGGGCCCAGCCGATCAGGGCGTCCAGTTCATCCTGGGAATAGTGACACCCGGTGGGGTTGGAGGGGGAATTGAGCAGGAGCACCCTGGCGCCTTGGGCTCCTGGGGGTGCGTGGCGCTCCAGATCCTCCGGAGTGATCAGAAAGCGTCGCTCCGGGGTGGAGGGGATGACGGTCGGCTTTCCTTCGGCCAGCAGCACCATGGGTGGGTAACTGACCCAGTAGGGCGCGGGAATCAGCACCGGGTCGCCGGGCTCCAACAGGGCCTGGAACAGGTTGTACAGGGCATGCTTGCCGCCGTTGCAGATCATGGTTGCCTCGGCGGGCACCTCGCCCTGGCCGGCGATTCCGGCGAAGTAGTCGGCCACGGTCTTGCGCAGGGCCGGAATGCCGGGTACCGGGGTATAGCGGGTGAACCCCTGGTCCAGGGCATCCTTGGCTGCTTGGCGAACATGCTCGGGGGTGGGAAAGTCCGGTTCGCCGACGGCCAAGCTGATGATTTTTTTTCCTTGGGCCGTCAGTTCCTGAGCCTTGGCGTTCACGGCCAGGGTGGCCGACGGGGGAATGGAGCGAATTTTTTGGGCGATATGCATGGGTTCTCCTGAAAATGAAAATGACGGACGGCGATGGTCCGGTAGCGAGCCGTCAATCACGGTTTTCTAACTCCAAAGGTCGGCTCAGCACAAGGCCCGCCGAGCTGATTTTCAGCCTATGTATTGACCCGCGCGGGTGAACGCTTCAAGGTGGGCGTTTTGAGAGGAGTCAGGAGTCAGGAAGGCGGAAGGGGGATGAATGTGACGACGGGAGTGGATGCCCATGAGGGCGAGGGGCGTACGGCGGATTTGCCTGAACGGTATGCGCGAACCCGGCGGGAAGTCGCCGAACTCGCCGTCCGTCATGGCCGAAAGCCGGAGGAGGTCCGGATTGTCGCCGTGTCCAAGTATCAGCCCGCGGCGTCCGTGGCGACCTTGGCGGAAGCGGGGCAGCGCGATTTCGGCGAAAACTACGTCCAGGAGGCGCTGGCCAAGCAGCGGGAAATCCGTCGCCCGGACCTGCGATGGCATTTTTTGGGCAGATTGCAACGCAATAAGGCCAAGTACCTGCCCGGAAACTTTATCCTGTTTCATGGTCTCGACAACGCGGCGTTGGCTTTGGATTTGCATGGGAAATTCCAAGCCAAAAGCCAAGTGCTGGATGTCCTCATTCAGGTGAACCTTGGAGACGAGCCGCAAAAGGGCGGGGTAACTCCGGAAGAGCTTCCGGCTTTGGCGGAGCATGTCGGCGGATTGTCAGGGTTGGCCTTGCGCGGGTTGATGGCGCTGCCGCCCTTTGAATTGGATTTGGCTCGCAAGCAGCGTCTTTTCGGTGAGCTTCGGAGGTTGCGCGACGCCGTTCAGAGGCAAACCGGGTTGTGGTTGCCGGAGCTTTCCATGGGCACGACGGGTGATTTTCCCCAGGCCATTGCCGAAGGGGCGACCATGGTGCGGATCGGGACGCGGATTTTCGGCGAGCGTCCGGCGCGGGTTTCTCCGTGATCCGGCACGTGATAAGAAATGGAGTATCTACTCAGTACATCAGAGAAAAATCGGACTGGATACCCGCCTTCGCGGGTATGACGGACTCGGAGACGGCATTGAAAAACACGTCATTCCCGCGAAGGCGGGAATCCAGCGCCAGAATGAGGTTCCGACCTCGGTGTTCTGAATAGTTACGAACTGGAAACCAAAAAACGTGGACGCGGCCGGACCGTATAGCGCCGCGTGGGATACAAGGAATTGAGGGTCCCTTATGGATCTGGCGACGATCATCGGGGTAGTGCTTTCTTTTGGGCTGGTCATTTCCGCGATCATGATGGGCAGCAGCCTGTTTGTGTTCGTGTCCATACCTTCGGCCTTGATCGTACTCGGCGGGACCGTCGGGGCGACCCTGGTCCACTACCCGCTGGGACATATTCTCGGCGTGGCCGGTGTGGTCAGGAACTGTTTCTTCAACCAACTGCCCAAGCCCGGCGATACCATCGGCCAGTTTTTGGACTACGCCAACCGGGCGCGCAAGGAGGGGATTCTTTCCCTGGAGCCCTTGCTCAAGGAGATCGACGACGCGTATCTGCGCAAGGCCATGCAGCTCACGGTGGACGGTGTGGAACCCCAAATGATCCAGGATATTATGGAAACGGAAATCGCTTACCTGCAGGAGCGCCATGAGACCGGGGCGGATATTTTCGCGGCCATGGGCATGTACGCGCCGGCCCTGGGGATGATCGGCACGGTCATCGGGCTGGTTCAGATGCTGCAAAGCATGGACGATCCCTCAGCCATCGGGCCGGCCATGGCCGTGGCCTTGATCACCACGTTCTACGGCGCGGTTTTAGCCAACCTGGTCTTCAACCCTCTTTCCGGAAAATTAAAGACCCGCAGCAAAGAGGAAGTGCTGCTCCGGGAATTGGCCCTGGAGGGTATTTTGTCCATTTCTCGGGGAGAAAACCCCAGGATCATTGAAGAAAAGTTGAATGGCTTTCTGCCTCCCAAAATGCGCAGCCAGTCGGACTGATGCCGAGCTGGATCGGATACTCCCATGGGCAAGAAGCGGGAAAAAAAGCAGGCTGCTCCGCAAACTCCCGGTTGGCTGCTGACCTTCACGGGCTTGATGATTCTGATCATGGCGTTTTTCGTCTACCTGGTGACCAACGCCTCCTTGATGGATGAGCGCAGGA
It encodes the following:
- a CDS encoding pyridoxal phosphate-dependent aminotransferase is translated as MHIAQKIRSIPPSATLAVNAKAQELTAQGKKIISLAVGEPDFPTPEHVRQAAKDALDQGFTRYTPVPGIPALRKTVADYFAGIAGQGEVPAEATMICNGGKHALYNLFQALLEPGDPVLIPAPYWVSYPPMVLLAEGKPTVIPSTPERRFLITPEDLERHAPPGAQGARVLLLNSPSNPTGCHYSQDELDALIGWALERDIFVISDEIYDQLVYPPARPSSAVSWWVKFPDKIAVVNGLSKSMAMTGWRIGYVLAHPDLIKAMVRIQGQSTSNVCSITQKAALAALTGPMDSLREMRVAFQRRRDLALKKITSWPGVVCPKPDGAFYLFPRLDALFTKDRNDSAALCTYILERAGVALVPGVAFGDDRCVRFSYALDDETLITALDLVQNALLDA
- a CDS encoding motility protein A — protein: MDLATIIGVVLSFGLVISAIMMGSSLFVFVSIPSALIVLGGTVGATLVHYPLGHILGVAGVVRNCFFNQLPKPGDTIGQFLDYANRARKEGILSLEPLLKEIDDAYLRKAMQLTVDGVEPQMIQDIMETEIAYLQERHETGADIFAAMGMYAPALGMIGTVIGLVQMLQSMDDPSAIGPAMAVALITTFYGAVLANLVFNPLSGKLKTRSKEEVLLRELALEGILSISRGENPRIIEEKLNGFLPPKMRSQSD
- a CDS encoding YggS family pyridoxal phosphate-dependent enzyme, giving the protein MNVTTGVDAHEGEGRTADLPERYARTRREVAELAVRHGRKPEEVRIVAVSKYQPAASVATLAEAGQRDFGENYVQEALAKQREIRRPDLRWHFLGRLQRNKAKYLPGNFILFHGLDNAALALDLHGKFQAKSQVLDVLIQVNLGDEPQKGGVTPEELPALAEHVGGLSGLALRGLMALPPFELDLARKQRLFGELRRLRDAVQRQTGLWLPELSMGTTGDFPQAIAEGATMVRIGTRIFGERPARVSP